The proteins below are encoded in one region of Thunnus maccoyii chromosome 24, fThuMac1.1, whole genome shotgun sequence:
- the LOC121892278 gene encoding sodium- and chloride-dependent GABA transporter 2-like isoform X1: MGVCVSLPEPVMADQLPPQQVNKFQRGSLPNGKEVTQDDLHARGQWASKAEFLLAVAGQIIGLGNVWRFPYLCYKNGGGVFFIPYLLFLVLCGIPLFLLETSLGQYTSLGGVSAWRTVCPLFGGLGYASQVMILHGCVYYIIILAWALFYLSNSFQAELPWSHCNNTWNTGACFLFDQSNQTANASSLPENATSPVMEFWEREVLRLSSTLDELGPINWKLALCLAVVWLVCYFCVWKGVKSTGKVVYLTATFPYVMLFVLLVRGATLPGATDGIIYYLKPNHTRLADPQVWMDAGTQIFFSYGICLGSLTALGSYNKYNNDCYKDCFLLCLLNSSTSFLAGFAIFSVLGFMAEEQGVDIATVAQSGPGLAFIAYPRAVAMMPLPQLWAVCFFLMIIMLGLDTQFVSLEALMTSVTDLYPHLIRRGYRRELLLLFICVVCFLIGLVMVTPGGLYVFQIYDHFSCSGASLLLLSIFQSVAIGWVYGAERFSDNIRDMTGYSPLPVFKLCWKYLTPTVCTATFLFSLVRWSPLSLGKGMVAPGWATALGWLLTFSSVSLLPIWAIYLLATTPGTLPQRFKRMCSPAKNSSLAVQHFPTNTYIPVLPLTEKPKEPISNII, translated from the exons AT gggtgtgtgtgtgtctctgccgGAACCAGTGATGGCCGACCAGCTGCCTCCACAGCAGGTGAATAAGTTCCAACGAGGGAGCCTCCCCAACGGGAAAGAAGTCACCCAGGATGACCTGCACGCAAGAGGCCAGTGGGCTAGCAAGGCTGAGTTCCTCCTGGCAGTGGCGGGGCAGATCATCGGCCTGGGCAACGTCTGGAGGTTCCCTTACCTCTGCTACAAGAACGGAGGAG gtgtgtTCTTTATACCTTACCTGTTGTTCCTGGTGCTGTGCGGCATCCCCCTGTTCCTCCTGGAGACCTCACTGGGACAGTACACCAGCCTGGGAGGGGTCAGCGCCTGGAGGACTGTCTGCCCATTATTTGGAG GTCTTGGTTATGCCAGCCAGGTGATGATCCTGCATGGTTGCGTGTACTACATCATCATCCTGGCCTGGGCTCTCTTTTACCTGTCCAACAGCTTCCAGGCGGAGCTGCCCTGGTCGCACTGTAACAACACGTGGAACACTG GTGCATGTTTCCTGTTTGACCAGAGCAACCAGACAGCCAATGCAAGCAGCCTGCCCGAGAACGCCACTTCCCCCGTCATGGAGTTTTGGGA GCGGGAGGTGCTCCGTCTGTCCAGCACTTTAGACGAGCTGGGTCCAATCAACTGGAAGCTGGCTCTGTGTCTAGCCGTCGTCTGGCTCGTCTGTTACTTCTGTGTCTGGAAGGGAGTCAAGTCCACTGGAAAG GTGGTGTACCTGACAGCCACCTTCCCATATGTCATGCTGTTTGTGCTGCTGGTGCGTGGTGCCACCCTTCCCGGAGCGACCGACGGCATCATCTACTACCTCAAACCCAACCACACCCGCCTGGCAGACCCACAg gtATGGATGGATGCAGGGacccagatatttttctcatatGGGATCTGTTTGGGGAGTCTCACAGCCCTCGGCAGttacaacaaatacaacaatgaCTGCTATAA GGACTGTTTCCTTCTGTGCCTCCTGAACAGCAGCACCAGTTTCCTGGCAGGTTTTGCCATCTTCTCTGTGCTGGGCTTCATGGCTGAGGAGCAGGGTGTGGACATAGCCACCGTGGCCCAGTCAG GACCTGGACTTGCCTTCATCGCCTACCCCAGAGCTGTAGCCATGATGCCTCTACCTCAACTCTGGGCTGTCTGCTTCTTCCTCATGATCATCATGCTGGGGCTGGACACACAG TTTGTGAGTCTTGAGGCCCTGATGACGTCGGTGACTGACCTGTACCCTCATCTGATCAGACGAGGCTATCgcagagagctgctgctgctgtttatctgtgtcGTCTGCTTCCTAATTGGACTGGTCATGGTCACGCCA GGTGGTCTGTATGTGTTCCAGATATATGACCATTTCTCCTGTAGTGGAGCCAGCCTGCtgctcctctccatcttccaGTCTGTAGCCATCGGCTGGGTCTACG GAGCCGAACGCTTCAGTGACAACATCAGGGATATGACCGGGTACAGCCCCCTGCCTGTCTTCAAGCTGTGCTGGAAATACTTGACCCCGACTGTGTGCACT GctacttttttgttttccctgGTGCGTTGGTCTCCGTTGAGCCTTGGGAAAGGCATGGTCGCTCCAGGCTGGGCCACCGCGCTGGGCTGGCTCCTCACCTTCTCCTCCGTCTCTCTGCTCCCCATCTGGGCCATCTACCTCCTGGCCACCACCCCGGGTACCCTGCCACAG CGCTTCAAACGCATGTGCAGCCCTGCCAAAAACTCATCGCTGGCCGTCCAACACTTCCCCACCAACACCTACATCCCTGTGCTGCCCCTCACTGAGAAGCCAAAGGAACCGATCAGCAACATCATCTAG
- the LOC121892278 gene encoding sodium- and chloride-dependent GABA transporter 2-like isoform X2 encodes MADQLPPQQVNKFQRGSLPNGKEVTQDDLHARGQWASKAEFLLAVAGQIIGLGNVWRFPYLCYKNGGGVFFIPYLLFLVLCGIPLFLLETSLGQYTSLGGVSAWRTVCPLFGGLGYASQVMILHGCVYYIIILAWALFYLSNSFQAELPWSHCNNTWNTGACFLFDQSNQTANASSLPENATSPVMEFWEREVLRLSSTLDELGPINWKLALCLAVVWLVCYFCVWKGVKSTGKVVYLTATFPYVMLFVLLVRGATLPGATDGIIYYLKPNHTRLADPQVWMDAGTQIFFSYGICLGSLTALGSYNKYNNDCYKDCFLLCLLNSSTSFLAGFAIFSVLGFMAEEQGVDIATVAQSGPGLAFIAYPRAVAMMPLPQLWAVCFFLMIIMLGLDTQFVSLEALMTSVTDLYPHLIRRGYRRELLLLFICVVCFLIGLVMVTPGGLYVFQIYDHFSCSGASLLLLSIFQSVAIGWVYGAERFSDNIRDMTGYSPLPVFKLCWKYLTPTVCTATFLFSLVRWSPLSLGKGMVAPGWATALGWLLTFSSVSLLPIWAIYLLATTPGTLPQRFKRMCSPAKNSSLAVQHFPTNTYIPVLPLTEKPKEPISNII; translated from the exons ATGGCCGACCAGCTGCCTCCACAGCAGGTGAATAAGTTCCAACGAGGGAGCCTCCCCAACGGGAAAGAAGTCACCCAGGATGACCTGCACGCAAGAGGCCAGTGGGCTAGCAAGGCTGAGTTCCTCCTGGCAGTGGCGGGGCAGATCATCGGCCTGGGCAACGTCTGGAGGTTCCCTTACCTCTGCTACAAGAACGGAGGAG gtgtgtTCTTTATACCTTACCTGTTGTTCCTGGTGCTGTGCGGCATCCCCCTGTTCCTCCTGGAGACCTCACTGGGACAGTACACCAGCCTGGGAGGGGTCAGCGCCTGGAGGACTGTCTGCCCATTATTTGGAG GTCTTGGTTATGCCAGCCAGGTGATGATCCTGCATGGTTGCGTGTACTACATCATCATCCTGGCCTGGGCTCTCTTTTACCTGTCCAACAGCTTCCAGGCGGAGCTGCCCTGGTCGCACTGTAACAACACGTGGAACACTG GTGCATGTTTCCTGTTTGACCAGAGCAACCAGACAGCCAATGCAAGCAGCCTGCCCGAGAACGCCACTTCCCCCGTCATGGAGTTTTGGGA GCGGGAGGTGCTCCGTCTGTCCAGCACTTTAGACGAGCTGGGTCCAATCAACTGGAAGCTGGCTCTGTGTCTAGCCGTCGTCTGGCTCGTCTGTTACTTCTGTGTCTGGAAGGGAGTCAAGTCCACTGGAAAG GTGGTGTACCTGACAGCCACCTTCCCATATGTCATGCTGTTTGTGCTGCTGGTGCGTGGTGCCACCCTTCCCGGAGCGACCGACGGCATCATCTACTACCTCAAACCCAACCACACCCGCCTGGCAGACCCACAg gtATGGATGGATGCAGGGacccagatatttttctcatatGGGATCTGTTTGGGGAGTCTCACAGCCCTCGGCAGttacaacaaatacaacaatgaCTGCTATAA GGACTGTTTCCTTCTGTGCCTCCTGAACAGCAGCACCAGTTTCCTGGCAGGTTTTGCCATCTTCTCTGTGCTGGGCTTCATGGCTGAGGAGCAGGGTGTGGACATAGCCACCGTGGCCCAGTCAG GACCTGGACTTGCCTTCATCGCCTACCCCAGAGCTGTAGCCATGATGCCTCTACCTCAACTCTGGGCTGTCTGCTTCTTCCTCATGATCATCATGCTGGGGCTGGACACACAG TTTGTGAGTCTTGAGGCCCTGATGACGTCGGTGACTGACCTGTACCCTCATCTGATCAGACGAGGCTATCgcagagagctgctgctgctgtttatctgtgtcGTCTGCTTCCTAATTGGACTGGTCATGGTCACGCCA GGTGGTCTGTATGTGTTCCAGATATATGACCATTTCTCCTGTAGTGGAGCCAGCCTGCtgctcctctccatcttccaGTCTGTAGCCATCGGCTGGGTCTACG GAGCCGAACGCTTCAGTGACAACATCAGGGATATGACCGGGTACAGCCCCCTGCCTGTCTTCAAGCTGTGCTGGAAATACTTGACCCCGACTGTGTGCACT GctacttttttgttttccctgGTGCGTTGGTCTCCGTTGAGCCTTGGGAAAGGCATGGTCGCTCCAGGCTGGGCCACCGCGCTGGGCTGGCTCCTCACCTTCTCCTCCGTCTCTCTGCTCCCCATCTGGGCCATCTACCTCCTGGCCACCACCCCGGGTACCCTGCCACAG CGCTTCAAACGCATGTGCAGCCCTGCCAAAAACTCATCGCTGGCCGTCCAACACTTCCCCACCAACACCTACATCCCTGTGCTGCCCCTCACTGAGAAGCCAAAGGAACCGATCAGCAACATCATCTAG